The following proteins are encoded in a genomic region of Paenibacillus antri:
- a CDS encoding MFS transporter codes for MNRQLAIVKALNALYYCSNAVLLPYLPLYFAFKGYTAVEVGLLLMVGPFVAIVAQPVWGYVSDRFQTVKWVLLLLWSLQLLCSIGLFTVTGFPITLLFTTLLYFFLMPSSPLLDSLTIRSATDAGVSYGTVRMWGSIGFSIFAALSGAILVAIGGVDNLKWIYWGVWLFPMLLAALLKDVKASAPPITLRSLSTVVRSRPLLWFLLLVFVMMLPHRMNDGFLGLHMSDLGASEQMVGLAWSIAALSEVPTFALLHRYLHKVHELALIGVVGLLYVVRWIVYALATDPLLLLVMQASHSITYAVFWVSAVAYVVRIVPNEFRSTGQSILSAMFVGVTGLASGTLGGWIEGWGGYESAYMIGAVVAGIAGVAFLLTHAAQRGTLRRGSRGT; via the coding sequence TTGAACAGACAACTAGCCATCGTGAAGGCGCTCAATGCGCTCTACTATTGCTCTAACGCCGTGCTGCTGCCGTACTTGCCGTTATACTTCGCCTTCAAAGGATATACCGCCGTAGAGGTCGGTCTGTTGCTTATGGTCGGCCCGTTCGTAGCGATCGTCGCCCAGCCGGTGTGGGGGTACGTCAGCGACCGGTTCCAAACCGTGAAGTGGGTGCTCCTGCTGTTATGGTCGCTGCAGCTTCTATGCAGCATCGGCTTGTTCACCGTAACGGGCTTCCCGATCACGTTGTTGTTTACGACGTTGCTGTATTTCTTTCTTATGCCGTCGTCGCCGCTGTTAGACTCCCTGACGATTCGTTCGGCGACCGACGCCGGCGTCAGCTACGGCACGGTGCGCATGTGGGGGTCGATCGGATTTTCGATATTCGCGGCGTTGTCCGGGGCGATTCTGGTCGCGATCGGCGGCGTCGACAATCTGAAGTGGATTTATTGGGGGGTCTGGCTGTTCCCGATGCTCCTGGCCGCGCTGCTGAAGGATGTGAAGGCGTCCGCTCCGCCGATTACGCTGCGGTCGCTGTCGACCGTCGTCCGGAGCCGCCCGTTGCTCTGGTTCCTCTTGCTCGTCTTCGTGATGATGCTGCCGCATCGGATGAACGACGGCTTCCTCGGGCTCCATATGAGCGATCTGGGCGCGAGCGAGCAGATGGTCGGATTGGCGTGGTCGATCGCCGCGTTAAGCGAGGTGCCGACGTTCGCGCTGCTGCACCGGTACTTGCACAAGGTGCACGAGCTGGCGCTTATCGGCGTCGTCGGGCTGCTGTACGTCGTCCGGTGGATCGTCTACGCGCTGGCGACCGATCCTCTGCTGCTGCTCGTCATGCAGGCGAGCCACTCGATCACGTACGCCGTGTTCTGGGTGTCGGCGGTCGCTTACGTCGTCCGCATCGTGCCGAACGAGTTCCGCTCGACGGGCCAATCGATTCTCTCGGCGATGTTCGTCGGCGTGACGGGACTGGCGAGCGGGACGCTCGGGGGGTGGATCGAAGGATGGGGCGGGTACGAATCCGCTTATATGATCGGGGCCGTCGTCGCGGGAATCGCGGGCGTCGCCTTCCTGCTTACGCATGCGGCGCAGCGGGGCACGCTCCGGCGAGGCAGTCGTGGGACTTAG
- a CDS encoding multi antimicrobial extrusion protein MatE, which translates to MGETAAAVTTPNASAPGTKSGIPTMSSLMRFFIPLGFAACLVSITHSIIHSTLSKASNPEIAIAAYALGASLFGLTERPAVLVRQTCSALVRDRVSFRAMSGVTWILIAATVAFGALICYTPVGAFVFRDVYGVDESLVPAIVSGYQFFMWVSVFSALRCLYHGVIISQMRTKWVTIGMIVRLAGMFALSQYFVRTDTVTGGWVGAFIFAAGMLIEAGVCYWEGRTLTRKLPERVEDHGITSKRHIFGFYRPLLYSSFIVIAVAPATNALLGKTLDVELSIASFAVASSVFGVIMSVFTYIHQIVLNFYPSSPRLVFRFQRFVGFAPGLLTAAIFFTPAGAFLLDEVMGLTGRLLPATLDVMKVYALLALVLPWVDFGNGFLMLFRRTHVFMWSQAANTAASLTVLVSLVFFLPEWNGVIGPLVLTAGSAAELTVVATALYRARWDIGWARPARGK; encoded by the coding sequence ATGGGAGAAACCGCCGCAGCCGTAACGACACCGAATGCCTCCGCCCCGGGGACGAAGTCCGGCATTCCGACGATGAGCAGCCTCATGCGATTTTTCATCCCGCTCGGCTTCGCCGCCTGTCTCGTCAGCATCACCCACTCCATCATCCACTCCACGCTCTCGAAGGCGTCGAATCCAGAGATCGCCATCGCGGCGTACGCGCTCGGGGCGAGCTTGTTCGGCTTAACCGAGCGGCCGGCGGTGCTCGTTCGCCAGACCTGCTCCGCGCTCGTGCGCGACCGCGTGTCGTTCCGGGCGATGTCGGGCGTCACGTGGATCTTGATCGCGGCGACCGTCGCGTTCGGCGCGCTGATCTGCTACACGCCGGTCGGCGCCTTCGTATTTCGCGACGTATACGGCGTCGACGAAAGTCTCGTGCCGGCGATCGTGTCTGGCTACCAGTTCTTCATGTGGGTCAGCGTCTTCTCGGCGCTCCGTTGTTTGTACCACGGCGTCATCATTAGCCAGATGCGCACGAAGTGGGTGACGATCGGCATGATCGTCCGGCTCGCCGGCATGTTCGCGTTGTCGCAATATTTCGTTCGCACCGATACGGTCACCGGCGGCTGGGTCGGCGCGTTCATCTTCGCCGCCGGCATGCTGATCGAAGCCGGCGTCTGTTATTGGGAAGGCCGCACGCTGACGCGGAAGCTGCCGGAGCGCGTCGAGGACCACGGCATCACGTCCAAACGCCATATATTCGGCTTCTACCGGCCGCTGTTGTATTCGTCCTTCATCGTCATCGCCGTCGCTCCGGCGACGAACGCGCTGCTCGGCAAGACGCTCGACGTCGAACTGTCCATCGCCTCGTTCGCCGTAGCCTCCAGCGTGTTCGGCGTTATCATGAGCGTATTCACGTACATTCATCAGATCGTGTTGAATTTCTATCCGTCGTCGCCGCGGCTCGTCTTCCGCTTCCAACGATTCGTCGGCTTCGCGCCGGGACTGCTGACGGCGGCGATCTTCTTCACTCCGGCCGGCGCCTTCCTGCTGGACGAGGTCATGGGGCTGACCGGTCGGCTGCTGCCGGCGACGCTCGACGTCATGAAGGTGTACGCGCTGCTCGCCCTCGTCCTGCCGTGGGTCGACTTCGGCAACGGCTTCCTGATGCTGTTCCGCCGCACGCACGTCTTCATGTGGTCCCAAGCCGCCAACACCGCGGCCTCGCTGACCGTGCTCGTCTCGCTCGTCTTCTTCCTCCCGGAGTGGAACGGCGTCATCGGGCCGCTCGTCTTGACCGCCGGGTCCGCCGCCGAGCTGACGGTCGTCGCGACCGCGCTGTACCGCGCCCGCTGGGACATCGGGTGGGCGCGCCCCGCGCGCGGCAAGTAA
- a CDS encoding DUF2512 family protein, which produces MLLRFLLKALLNGVIVVPLLLWFGTVMFWEAVAAAVVLTVIAYFIGDRVILPATNNLTATIADFGLTYVYVWMVGAFLGWNVSLGETFWIALGVAAVELLFHTMLPQNDSPRVKI; this is translated from the coding sequence ATGCTGCTTCGATTTCTCTTGAAGGCATTATTGAACGGCGTCATCGTCGTTCCGCTCTTGCTCTGGTTCGGTACGGTGATGTTCTGGGAAGCGGTCGCCGCGGCCGTCGTCTTAACCGTCATCGCCTATTTCATCGGCGACCGCGTCATTCTGCCGGCGACGAACAACTTGACGGCGACGATCGCGGACTTCGGACTGACGTACGTATACGTCTGGATGGTGGGCGCGTTCCTCGGCTGGAACGTATCGCTCGGCGAAACGTTCTGGATCGCCCTCGGCGTCGCGGCCGTAGAGCTGCTGTTTCACACGATGCTGCCGCAGAACGATTCCCCGCGGGTTAAGATTTGA
- a CDS encoding ABC transporter permease has translation MNAKERNTDVFFLPLIAIVLGLALGAVIMLLGGYDPIAAYRALLNKAFGSMYNFGETIRQITPLILTGLAVAFAFRTGLFNIGAEGQFLVGSLASLYVGVEWTFLPTVLHAAAAVAAGALAGAFWGALVGYAKAKRGVHEVITSIMLNWIALFFVNYMVKTFFLPAGQQRSVAVAETSYLNIPFVTELFSNARLSFGFVIALLCAVFFHYYLFRTKGGFELRAVGFNRHAAQYAGMNVNGGIVRAMAISGAFAGIAGAVEVLGVFHYQSVLTVSPGYGFQGIAVAMIGGTAAFGTVLGAVLMGILTFGAAGMKFGANVPPELVNIVIALIIFFLAASGIIKPVTRWFRARKQRKEAA, from the coding sequence ATGAACGCGAAAGAACGTAATACCGACGTCTTCTTCCTGCCGCTGATCGCCATCGTCCTCGGCCTCGCGCTCGGCGCGGTCATCATGCTGCTAGGCGGCTACGATCCGATCGCCGCTTACCGGGCGCTGCTCAATAAGGCGTTCGGCAGCATGTACAACTTCGGGGAGACGATCCGCCAAATTACGCCGCTCATCCTGACGGGTCTCGCCGTCGCCTTCGCGTTCCGAACGGGCCTGTTCAACATCGGCGCCGAAGGACAGTTTCTCGTCGGCTCGTTGGCGTCGCTCTACGTCGGCGTCGAATGGACGTTCCTGCCGACGGTGCTGCACGCCGCCGCGGCCGTCGCCGCCGGCGCGCTCGCGGGCGCGTTCTGGGGCGCCCTCGTCGGCTACGCCAAGGCGAAGCGCGGCGTTCACGAGGTCATCACGTCGATCATGCTGAACTGGATCGCGCTCTTCTTCGTGAATTACATGGTCAAGACGTTCTTCCTGCCGGCCGGCCAGCAGCGTTCGGTCGCCGTCGCGGAGACGTCGTACTTGAACATTCCGTTCGTCACCGAGCTGTTCAGCAACGCGCGGCTTAGCTTCGGCTTCGTCATCGCCCTGCTCTGCGCCGTGTTCTTCCATTATTACTTGTTCCGGACGAAGGGCGGCTTCGAGCTGCGAGCGGTCGGCTTCAATCGGCACGCCGCGCAGTACGCCGGCATGAACGTCAACGGCGGCATCGTCCGGGCGATGGCGATCAGCGGCGCGTTCGCCGGCATCGCCGGCGCCGTCGAGGTGCTCGGCGTGTTCCATTACCAGTCCGTGCTTACGGTATCGCCGGGGTACGGCTTCCAAGGCATCGCCGTCGCCATGATCGGCGGCACGGCCGCGTTCGGCACCGTGCTAGGCGCCGTCCTGATGGGCATCCTAACGTTCGGAGCGGCCGGCATGAAGTTCGGCGCGAACGTACCGCCGGAGCTCGTCAACATCGTCATCGCGTTGATTATCTTCTTCCTGGCGGCGAGCGGCATCATCAAGCCGGTGACGCGTTGGTTTCGCGCCCGGAAGCAGCGGAAGGAGGCGGCCTAG
- a CDS encoding ABC transporter permease: protein MSGWDIGSDLIHITLVYATALMFGALGGLWSERSGVVNIAIEGMMTIGAFTGAVVTYFAGSPWIGFIAAAVAGAIFALPHAVASVTYKADQTISGVALNFLAVGLGLYLTKLIFDGQGQSPNLASGGTSLMIAKVQIPFLSDIPFFGHAFFEAYPTTYIVLALMLVTWYILFKTPWGLRIRAVGEHPKAADTAGVNVYLVRYMAVLTSGAFAAMGGATLALTTTASFSHSTVAGQGYIALAALIFGKWHPIGAVAAAAFFGVVTAVKFLLPYIGLGHVPLDIISMLPYALTLIVLVSFIGRATAPLASGVPYEKGSR from the coding sequence ATGAGCGGCTGGGACATCGGCAGCGACTTAATTCATATCACCCTCGTGTACGCTACGGCGCTTATGTTCGGCGCGCTCGGCGGCCTCTGGTCCGAACGATCCGGCGTCGTCAACATCGCCATCGAAGGCATGATGACGATCGGCGCCTTCACCGGCGCGGTCGTCACCTACTTCGCCGGCTCGCCGTGGATCGGCTTCATCGCCGCGGCCGTCGCGGGCGCGATCTTCGCGCTGCCGCATGCCGTCGCGTCCGTCACGTATAAGGCCGATCAGACGATCAGCGGGGTGGCGCTCAACTTCCTCGCGGTCGGACTCGGCTTATACCTGACGAAGCTGATTTTCGACGGCCAGGGCCAATCGCCGAACCTGGCGAGCGGCGGCACGAGCTTAATGATCGCGAAAGTGCAAATCCCGTTCCTATCGGACATCCCGTTTTTCGGGCACGCCTTCTTCGAAGCGTACCCGACGACGTACATCGTCCTCGCGCTCATGCTCGTCACATGGTATATCTTGTTCAAGACGCCGTGGGGCCTTCGGATCCGCGCCGTCGGGGAACACCCGAAGGCGGCCGATACAGCCGGCGTGAACGTCTACCTCGTCCGTTATATGGCCGTGCTGACGAGCGGCGCGTTCGCCGCCATGGGCGGCGCGACGCTGGCGCTCACGACGACGGCGAGCTTCTCGCATTCGACGGTGGCGGGCCAAGGCTACATCGCTCTGGCGGCGCTCATCTTCGGAAAGTGGCATCCGATCGGCGCCGTCGCGGCCGCAGCCTTCTTCGGCGTCGTGACCGCCGTCAAATTCTTGCTTCCGTACATCGGGCTCGGACACGTGCCGCTGGACATCATCTCCATGCTGCCGTACGCGCTGACCTTGATCGTGCTCGTGTCCTTCATCGGACGCGCCACGGCGCCGCTGGCGTCGGGCGTGCCGTACGAGAAGGGCTCCCGGTAA
- a CDS encoding putative glycoside hydrolase translates to MESIIAVLLLLLGGGAAQTSALEPSLDDWIRATEQARQAAVHAETGSSGIPMIEKDDPQPDAPVVKGVYATAHSAGGARLETLLTLIDDTELNSLVIDVKDDYGYITYPTQDPVLLEIGTAKNIIRDPSALLSRLAEHEAYPIARIVVFKDSVLAEKRPDLSFVTPEGAVWKNGRGESFVNPYRKEVWEYNVQVAKEAAKLGFKEIQFDYVRFPEGFENKADVLAYHKDERKRIEVVADFVKYAREQLSPLGVRVSVDIFGYAASVPAAEGIGQDFELISKYVDVISPMVYPSHYSTGWFGSNVPDAAPYVTIDGAMKDTFKKLEPLGPFQPIVRPWIQDFTASWVKGYIKYGKKEVEEQIRALKDNGIEEFMLWNAVNRYTEGVDYDLE, encoded by the coding sequence ATGGAAAGTATCATTGCCGTATTGCTGCTGCTGCTCGGCGGCGGCGCCGCGCAGACGAGCGCGTTGGAGCCGTCGCTGGACGACTGGATCCGGGCGACGGAGCAGGCGAGACAAGCGGCCGTTCACGCGGAGACCGGCTCGTCCGGCATTCCGATGATCGAGAAGGACGACCCCCAACCGGACGCCCCCGTCGTGAAGGGGGTATATGCGACCGCCCACAGCGCCGGCGGCGCGCGTCTCGAGACGCTGCTTACGCTCATCGACGACACCGAGCTCAACAGCCTCGTCATCGACGTGAAAGACGACTACGGTTACATTACGTACCCGACGCAAGACCCCGTGCTGCTCGAGATCGGCACCGCGAAGAACATTATCCGCGATCCTTCCGCCCTGCTTTCCCGTCTGGCGGAGCATGAGGCGTATCCGATCGCGCGCATCGTCGTGTTCAAGGATTCGGTGTTGGCCGAGAAGCGGCCGGACCTGTCGTTCGTGACGCCCGAAGGCGCCGTCTGGAAAAACGGACGCGGCGAGTCGTTCGTCAATCCGTACCGGAAGGAAGTATGGGAGTACAACGTGCAGGTGGCGAAGGAAGCCGCGAAGCTCGGTTTTAAAGAAATCCAGTTCGATTACGTGCGGTTCCCGGAAGGCTTCGAGAACAAGGCGGACGTCCTCGCCTACCATAAGGACGAACGCAAGCGGATCGAGGTCGTCGCCGACTTCGTGAAATACGCGCGGGAGCAGCTGTCGCCGTTGGGCGTCCGCGTCTCCGTCGACATCTTCGGGTACGCCGCGTCGGTTCCGGCCGCCGAAGGGATCGGGCAAGATTTCGAGCTCATCTCGAAATACGTGGACGTCATCTCGCCGATGGTATACCCGAGCCATTACTCGACCGGCTGGTTCGGCTCGAACGTTCCGGACGCGGCGCCGTACGTCACGATCGACGGCGCGATGAAGGATACGTTCAAGAAGCTGGAGCCGCTGGGTCCTTTTCAACCGATCGTACGGCCTTGGATCCAAGATTTCACCGCGTCGTGGGTGAAGGGCTACATTAAATACGGCAAGAAGGAAGTCGAAGAGCAGATTCGAGCGCTGAAGGATAACGGCATCGAAGAATTTATGCTGTGGAACGCGGTCAACCGCTACACCGAAGGCGTCGACTACGACTTGGAATAA